The Solanum lycopersicum chromosome 8, SLM_r2.1 DNA segment taattataaattaattgccGCTAACGATCGTTTTTGATGTAGTGATATGACCATTTTGCATCTTTCGCTtgtaagtaaattattttttgtgaatttgTCTACTTTCAGGTATGCATCATCGGCGTGTGGGGGTACAGGAGGAGTTGGGAAAACAACATTGGTGAAGAATCTGAACAATGAGCTTCTAAAGATTAAGGTTTCAAATTCGAAACTTTCTTTTGGTGTTGTGATATGGGTTACAGTGCCGAAACCACCAATAGATATAAGAAAGGTTCAAGAACAAATTGCGAGAAGATTAAACCTAAAGGTGGATAACGAGGGAAATTTAATAACCATTGCTTGCGAAATCTATGAAAGGCTCAAGCAAGAAAAATGTTTCCTTCTCATACTGGATGATGTTTGGGAAGCTATAGATTTGGATGATGTAGGTGTGCCTCAACCTGAAGATCCCTCGAGAAGCAAGATAATTGTTACCTCTCGTTTTTTGGATGTTTGTAGGCAAATGAATACGAGAGCAGACACCGAAGTGAATGTTTCCACATTGGAGGAGGATGAGTCTTGGCGACTGTTTGTCAAAAATGCGGGAGATGTTGCCAATCTGGAGGGCATTCAGCCACTGGCAAAGGAAATCGCAAGAGAGTGTGGCGGTTTACCTTTGGCAATCACTGTTATTGGAACATCTATGAGAGGCAAGACAAGGGTCGAGCTCTGGAAAGATGCTTTGAAATCACTTAGAATGTCCGAGCCTCATAACAAAGACGTAGAAAAAAAGGTCTACATGGTCATCAAATCAAGTTTTGATTCTTTAGAATCTCAGGATATTGAATTATCCTCAGGGCAAAGAAGCAAACATGGAAACAAAAAGAGAGGTGACATTAAAAGTTGTTTCTTGTATTGCTCGTTATATCCACTGGATATTCCAACGGATGATCTCATAAATTGCTGGTTGGCAGAGGGGTTCCTCGGTGAACATGACACATATGAAGAAGCCTACAACAGGGGAATCACAACAATCAGGAGTCTTGTGGATGCCTGCTTGCTAGAAACACATGAGATGGATTTTGTGAAGATGCACGATGTGGTTCGTGATGTTGCTAAATGGATAGCTAATACCTTTGGGGATGATTACACTTGTGTTTTTCAAGCTGGAATTGGGTTGACTGAGATATCACATATTAAAGTATCAGCTTCTGTCAACAGAATATCTTTCGTAAGCAACAAAATTCAATGTCTACCTGATTGCTTCACGGAATGCCCAGAGGCAACGTCTTTGCTTTTGCAAGACAATGAACCCCTTGTGAAAATTCCCAATGAATTCTTCTGGTCATTTCCAGCTCTAAGAGTTGTGAATCTGAGTGCAACTGGTATTAGAGCACTGCCTTGTTCCATCAATAGTCTACGTCAACTACGTGCTCTAATACTACAGAATTGCAAAGGGCTGAAAGAGTTACCACCTATTGGTAATCTTTGCAATTTGCAATTGCTTGATTGTGACAATACAAGGTTACGTTGTCTTCCGCAAGGAATGGACAAGTTGACGAATCTGAGGTTATTAAATATGCCTGAATCGGATTTGGAGAGTAGCATCAGCCAAGGATTTTTCCTCAAATTGTCTAGcgttgaaataataaatatgacgGGTAGCTGTCTTGGATCAACTTCTTTTGATGAGATATCGTCTCTACACAATCTGACATCTCTTTATATCAGATCGGATAGCTCATCAATTTTCAATAGAGACCACACCTGGATGACTAGATTGAAACGGTTTCGTATTGAAGTTGGGAAAACTTCAATGTACGTACCATTCAATAAGTCGAGAAGGGAAATAATCGTCTCCAAGTGTGAAATTTTCAGTAGCAGAGTGGTTTCAGGCATGTTCCAGTTTGCTTCACATTTGTACTTTGAAGAATTCATTGGTTTCAGGAAGTTGTTTGCGTACAACAGTTTTGACGGATTAAAATCACTACATGTTGAGAGTTGTTCTTGTGATATCGGATCAGCGGAAGACCCTTTGCCAAATCTGGAACATCTCAGCCTTGTTTATGTAGATAATTTGAAGAGTGTTTCTGATTTCGGTCATCTAAGATTTTCTAAATTACGCCGACTGGACATTAACATTTGTGACAGTTTAACATGTCTGTTCAATGTTAGTGTAGGTTTCTCTGTACCTTTGGAAGAAATTACAATTAGCTATTGTGAAGAGCTTGTAGAGTTGTTTGTGCGATGCAGCGCAAGTCAAATTCCAAGAGTCCGGAAGTTAGTGTTGAGATACTTACCAAAATTAGGAACGTTGGGGGAGCCGTGGGAACACCTGGAGGAACTTAAAGTGATATCTTGCAATGAAATAAGGAAGTTGCCTCTCTCTAGCAAACCTCCAACAACATCAAAGTGATAAGAGGAACACCAGATTGGTGGAGCCATTTGGAGTGGGACGACGAAAAATTCAAGTCAAATTTAGACCATTGTTTCACAGAATCCTACTGGTAGAAGGATCAAAGTTGACGTTACTTCCCCCGCATTTCAGGAATCAGGTGATATTTGcttgactttatttttttcttcttctgttaTTTCACCTAAATATTGTTAATAACACTAACTTAAGAGTTTTATCATTCAGGGGACTAAAGAATGCAGAGAAAGGAAATTCTTGCACCTGAGAGACACAGAGTTTGAGCTGAAGTTGACCGGTCGAGTTTGTTGTGATGTATTTCTTATCAGATGTCTTGAGTTTTTTCTGTCAATAACACTCTTTAGTGTTCCTTGTTTGTACTATTTGGGCTTTCTGGTTCTGATGTTTTGATTGCTTGACTTAACAATGAATAATTTCTTGTTTCAGTTGTGTTGTGTGATCAACTTGTTTAGTTGTAATAAGCTGGTATTGCTTCTGACATTGTGTTGGAATGGATGTGCCCACTAACAGTTagtggaccaggtcccttgacacagtAAGAATAGAATGTAAGCAGAGACAGTGGTCAGCATCTACTATACATGaacggaccaggtcccttgactcAACAAGAACAGTAGTTGAAACAAATGCAGAAAGTAAATGGCTGTAACTAAAATTTGCACGTTGATTTCA contains these protein-coding regions:
- the LOC101246739 gene encoding LOW QUALITY PROTEIN: disease resistance protein At4g27190-like (The sequence of the model RefSeq protein was modified relative to this genomic sequence to represent the inferred CDS: deleted 2 bases in 1 codon), with protein sequence MIRYASSACGGTGGVGKTTLVKNLNNELLKIKVSNSKLSFGVVIWVTVPKPPIDIRKVQEQIARRLNLKVDNEGNLITIACEIYERLKQEKCFLLILDDVWEAIDLDDVGVPQPEDPSRSKIIVTSRFLDVCRQMNTRADTEVNVSTLEEDESWRLFVKNAGDVANLEGIQPLAKEIARECGGLPLAITVIGTSMRGKTRVELWKDALKSLRMSEPHNKDVEKKVYMVIKSSFDSLESQDIELSSGQRSKHGNKKRGDIKSCFLYCSLYPLDIPTDDLINCWLAEGFLGEHDTYEEAYNRGITTIRSLVDACLLETHEMDFVKMHDVVRDVAKWIANTFGDDYTCVFQAGIGLTEISHIKVSASVNRISFVSNKIQCLPDCFTECPEATSLLLQDNEPLVKIPNEFFWSFPALRVVNLSATGIRALPCSINSLRQLRALILQNCKGLKELPPIGNLCNLQLLDCDNTRLRCLPQGMDKLTNLRLLNMPESDLESSISQGFFLKLSSVEIINMTGSCLGSTSFDEISSLHNLTSLYIRSDSSSIFNRDHTWMTRLKRFRIEVGKTSMYVPFNKSRREIIVSKCEIFSSRVVSGMFQFASHLYFEEFIGFRKLFAYNSFDGLKSLHVESCSCDIGSAEDPLPNLEHLSLVYVDNLKSVSDFGHLRFSKLRRLDINICDSLTCLFNVSVGFSVPLEEITISYCEELVELFVRCSASQIPRVRKLVLRYLPKLGTLGEPWEHLEELKVISCNEIRKLPLSSTSNNIKVIRGTPDWWSHLEWDDEKFKSNLDHCFTESYW